The following are from one region of the Prevotella communis genome:
- a CDS encoding transposase, protein MPCKKEEDEVNIFEEQEDYYQFLKTLDMMALSYEPDGTPSGRNYILYAYCLMSNHIHLLIREREDTIGMAIKRIASSYVYYYNHKYSRDGHLFRERFKSEPVNDMAYFVTLLRYIHQNPVKAGMVAEVKDYEFSSWDEYIDKNSTLFPLCDTRTVLNRIPFSELNELVNEPLSADIVCLDIEDASKGRPSDDQVMMLIKEKTGATNSSAFQQLPADIKKSLLIELKGKRASLRQLERLTGIGKSMNDISHVMKQGPVPAVLYRGEARGISFTTQDEK, encoded by the coding sequence ATGCCTTGCAAGAAGGAGGAAGACGAAGTCAATATTTTTGAAGAGCAAGAGGACTATTACCAGTTTCTCAAGACATTGGACATGATGGCTCTGTCGTATGAGCCTGATGGTACCCCCTCTGGAAGAAACTATATCCTTTATGCTTACTGTCTGATGTCGAACCATATCCACCTGCTCATCCGTGAACGAGAGGACACAATTGGAATGGCTATAAAAAGGATTGCTTCATCTTATGTGTACTATTATAATCACAAGTATTCTAGAGATGGTCATCTTTTTCGCGAGCGGTTTAAGAGTGAGCCTGTGAACGATATGGCTTATTTTGTAACGCTTCTCAGGTATATACACCAAAACCCTGTGAAGGCAGGTATGGTGGCAGAGGTGAAGGATTATGAGTTCAGTAGTTGGGATGAGTACATTGATAAGAATAGTACGTTGTTCCCTTTATGTGATACTCGCACTGTTTTGAACCGAATACCCTTTAGTGAGTTGAATGAACTTGTTAATGAGCCTTTGTCTGCTGATATTGTCTGCCTTGATATAGAGGATGCTTCGAAAGGACGACCTTCGGATGATCAGGTTATGATGCTGATCAAGGAAAAGACTGGCGCAACGAATAGCAGCGCTTTTCAACAATTGCCTGCAGATATAAAGAAGTCTCTGTTAATAGAATTGAAGGGTAAAAGAGCATCATTGCGTCAGTTGGAGAGATTGACTGGAATCGGAAAGAGCATGAATGATATATCGCATGTGATGAAACAGGGACCCGTCCCGGCGGTTCTCTATCGGGGAGAAGCAAGAGGGATATCGTTTACGACGCAAGATGAGAAATAG
- a CDS encoding restriction endonuclease: MKLLLLEQNKDKKGTLLETIVKVLLEYLGYKYVTTNEIGNGGNEIDVLAERRQNNFGGSTTYPLICECKAHENPIGMNDWLKFLGKVYKEKRNNSLSSGLMIALSDANGNVKGDIRNTNYQDDARLLTGGDLIEPIKSYYRLCSYSHVAEIVKYWTSLTQTDCDIAFYENTPYWIVYFSNGSFSVLDKNGDFLKVDILNSIVTEFTAVSTYSFDKYIDIRKDRSVYYKKKAIKDISIWALMSGPLTYNQILEEIKRNTGSELHVEEYEVDMCLKELDFVKAEGNEACLKPISEINMIEFYKTVLGLGIPTKLYNKYYIDHIDEALLEEIMLLHDNIELNTEERKTVLFLMKHSPSALRMALYPNPLFAPKSKVVGGDAKALKESIKSTFIQTLANCLEVDADSDIAMLLFDRLELRDFYKQTNYHAVLKDGSQITIPVAKRLYYIPFEEEDGGVVMQASHDFVGKYDSKAGYMVGGKKKNQEEKTFFGIVKHKTGVDEEYLSIFA; this comes from the coding sequence ATGAAACTATTATTGCTAGAGCAGAATAAAGATAAAAAAGGAACACTACTTGAAACCATAGTAAAAGTCCTTTTGGAGTATTTGGGGTATAAATATGTTACCACGAACGAAATCGGTAATGGAGGTAATGAAATAGATGTACTTGCTGAGAGACGTCAAAACAATTTTGGTGGCTCTACGACCTATCCTTTGATTTGTGAATGTAAGGCTCATGAGAACCCGATTGGCATGAATGATTGGCTGAAGTTCTTGGGCAAAGTGTACAAGGAGAAGCGTAATAATTCACTTTCATCCGGACTAATGATTGCTCTTTCTGATGCAAATGGTAATGTGAAGGGTGATATCAGAAATACGAACTATCAGGACGATGCTCGTTTGTTAACTGGCGGTGATCTTATAGAGCCGATAAAATCTTATTATAGACTTTGTTCTTATTCGCATGTGGCAGAAATAGTTAAATATTGGACAAGTTTGACACAGACGGATTGTGATATTGCCTTTTACGAGAATACGCCATACTGGATCGTTTATTTTTCAAATGGAAGCTTCTCTGTTCTTGATAAAAATGGGGACTTCTTAAAAGTAGATATCCTAAATTCGATTGTAACAGAATTTACGGCAGTATCCACATATTCTTTTGATAAATACATTGATATAAGAAAAGACAGATCCGTGTATTATAAAAAGAAAGCAATTAAGGATATTTCTATTTGGGCATTAATGAGTGGACCTTTAACTTATAATCAGATTCTTGAAGAGATAAAACGAAATACTGGTAGTGAGTTGCACGTTGAAGAATATGAGGTTGACATGTGCCTGAAAGAATTGGATTTTGTTAAAGCAGAAGGTAATGAAGCATGTTTAAAGCCTATATCAGAGATTAATATGATTGAGTTTTATAAGACCGTTTTAGGGCTTGGTATCCCGACTAAACTATACAACAAATACTATATTGATCATATTGATGAAGCTCTATTGGAAGAAATTATGCTGTTGCATGACAATATTGAGCTTAACACAGAAGAACGAAAGACGGTCTTATTCTTAATGAAACATTCCCCTTCTGCATTAAGGATGGCATTGTATCCAAATCCTCTTTTTGCACCGAAGTCGAAGGTTGTAGGCGGTGATGCAAAAGCACTAAAAGAAAGCATCAAGAGTACTTTCATACAAACACTGGCAAACTGCCTTGAGGTGGACGCAGATAGCGACATCGCTATGCTGCTGTTTGACAGGTTGGAATTAAGAGACTTCTATAAACAAACGAATTATCATGCTGTTTTGAAGGATGGTTCGCAGATAACAATTCCTGTTGCCAAGAGATTATATTATATACCATTTGAAGAGGAAGACGGTGGTGTTGTAATGCAAGCAAGCCATGATTTTGTGGGTAAATATGATTCGAAGGCCGGCTACATGGTAGGAGGCAAGAAAAAGAATCAAGAGGAAAAAACATTCTTCGGAATTGTGAAGCATAAGACTGGTGTAGATGAAGAATATTTGTCTATATTTGCTTGA
- a CDS encoding DUF2971 domain-containing protein, with protein sequence MLSFELKYDGKPDIEVWEEGFKKWLSAIEIDREKFKVKIVSGFDRLPNLGKMVATYDGKLLFDIHLYRKYGRSENGHRTICGMFTVSIQDEGKMLMKPGEKLQLNIDDKGRVNYMGKQTHIVEALMDVLPLRDEKVVKKIANALGVAPEHIKMDTYQKRYVIDTPIPELDWKADPMPSSFYKYVPLNVFHLMLLNGTFRMNSIISQSDTQESFYIGDFVCSDYEDEFKRFAGVISEQNTLISSFTTEYDSEYMWREYGDNGQGVCLCFNLIGGQTLKQMQYINEETTTLWKYKKVVDQLKKEGVHVHFSAIDDWHRFVKNDKYDDEKEWRLLIDYKGDIKYDLYGNRCVSYKDFKFKGRDLPEIGLQLESIVIGPNQPKGASNFPLLTQRAHKLFGDEVVVNRSQCVMRPFLLRAISIIGQMLSK encoded by the coding sequence ATGCTATCGTTTGAATTGAAATACGACGGGAAACCGGATATAGAAGTCTGGGAAGAGGGCTTCAAGAAGTGGCTGTCGGCCATAGAGATAGATAGGGAGAAGTTCAAAGTTAAGATTGTATCGGGCTTTGATCGTCTTCCTAATCTGGGGAAGATGGTGGCTACGTATGATGGGAAACTATTGTTTGACATTCATCTATACCGGAAATATGGGCGGAGTGAAAACGGTCACAGAACAATATGCGGTATGTTTACTGTCAGCATACAAGACGAGGGAAAGATGCTGATGAAGCCAGGAGAAAAACTGCAACTGAACATTGATGATAAAGGGAGAGTGAATTATATGGGTAAACAAACGCATATTGTTGAGGCGCTGATGGATGTGTTACCATTGCGAGACGAGAAGGTTGTGAAGAAAATAGCAAATGCACTGGGTGTTGCTCCTGAGCATATTAAGATGGATACTTATCAGAAGAGGTATGTAATAGATACGCCTATTCCTGAATTGGACTGGAAGGCGGATCCTATGCCTAGTTCTTTCTATAAGTATGTTCCACTGAATGTATTCCACCTGATGTTGCTGAACGGCACGTTCAGAATGAATTCTATCATATCTCAGAGTGATACACAAGAGTCTTTCTATATTGGTGACTTTGTGTGTAGTGACTATGAGGATGAATTCAAACGGTTTGCAGGGGTAATCTCAGAACAGAACACACTGATATCCTCTTTTACCACTGAATATGACAGTGAGTATATGTGGAGAGAGTATGGCGATAATGGGCAGGGCGTTTGTCTGTGTTTCAATTTGATAGGAGGACAGACGCTAAAACAGATGCAGTACATTAATGAGGAGACAACAACCCTGTGGAAATATAAGAAGGTGGTTGACCAGTTGAAGAAAGAGGGAGTGCATGTGCATTTCTCAGCAATAGATGATTGGCATAGGTTTGTGAAGAACGACAAGTACGACGATGAGAAAGAATGGCGGTTGCTGATCGATTATAAGGGTGATATAAAATATGATTTATATGGCAACAGATGCGTATCGTACAAGGACTTTAAGTTTAAGGGGCGTGATTTGCCTGAGATTGGCTTGCAGCTAGAATCTATAGTGATAGGACCAAACCAGCCCAAAGGGGCAAGCAACTTTCCGCTACTGACCCAAAGGGCGCATAAGTTGTTTGGTGATGAGGTTGTTGTTAATAGGAGTCAGTGTGTTATGAGGCCTTTCTTGCTGAGAGCCATATCAATAATCGGCCAAATGTTATCAAAATAG
- a CDS encoding Panacea domain-containing protein: MEELRQIASYICMRYQKEFGRCIDEMKLHKLLYFVQRESIVQLGAPIFKEEFEAWRYGPVLVPVRQLYRDGMLDTPLSAEAIEKYSAVFDKVFSQYAVKDSWSLSSLTHGEYSWRHARQGVPDDVNCTNKMTVEDISIDAQRIKTRRLLLSALKTSEDFSK, encoded by the coding sequence ATGGAAGAACTTAGGCAAATAGCATCTTATATTTGTATGCGCTATCAAAAGGAATTTGGTAGATGCATAGATGAGATGAAACTGCATAAATTATTGTATTTTGTGCAGCGGGAATCTATTGTGCAGTTGGGTGCTCCAATATTTAAAGAGGAATTCGAGGCATGGAGGTATGGTCCTGTGCTTGTTCCTGTGCGTCAACTGTACAGAGACGGTATGCTTGATACTCCATTGTCGGCAGAAGCTATAGAAAAGTATTCGGCTGTATTTGACAAGGTGTTCTCGCAATATGCGGTGAAGGACTCCTGGAGTCTTAGTTCACTTACGCATGGCGAGTATTCTTGGAGGCATGCCAGACAGGGCGTTCCTGATGATGTGAACTGTACGAATAAAATGACCGTGGAGGATATCTCTATCGATGCGCAAAGGATTAAGACGCGTCGATTGCTATTGTCTGCCCTAAAAACGTCAGAGGATTTTTCGAAATGA
- a CDS encoding DegT/DnrJ/EryC1/StrS family aminotransferase, protein MNMKLRNIPFSPPDMTEAEVKEVREAILSGWITTGPRTKKLEAQISEFVHTDKTVCLNSATAALEMVLHLLDIQPDDEVIVPAYTYTATASVTQHVGCKLVLVDSQKDSVEMDYDKLAAAITEKTKVIAPVDLGGIVADYDRVFEIVEAKKGLFKPNNALQAKIGRIVVSADCAHSFGANRKGKMAGEIADFSSFSFHAVKNFTTAEGGALTWNLPFGNEVVPADADYMHTVPKKEGETWNEMLYRLSQLFSLHGQNKDALAKTKLGAWEYDIIGPWYKCNMTDIMAAMGLVQMERYEGLLKRRQEIVAKYNEALKDLPVAVLNHKDADHCSSHHLYLVRLLGKTREDANKVIEQMAERGIACNVHYKPLPMMTAYKALGFDIKDYPNAYHLFENEITLPLHTKLTDEDVEYVITNFVDILKNS, encoded by the coding sequence ATGAACATGAAATTGAGAAATATTCCTTTCTCTCCGCCTGATATGACGGAGGCAGAGGTGAAAGAGGTGAGAGAGGCTATTCTCTCGGGTTGGATTACTACGGGTCCAAGAACGAAGAAACTGGAGGCACAGATCTCAGAGTTTGTGCATACTGATAAGACTGTGTGTCTGAACTCGGCAACGGCAGCACTGGAGATGGTGCTGCACCTGCTGGATATTCAGCCAGATGATGAGGTGATAGTGCCGGCATATACCTACACGGCAACGGCATCGGTAACTCAGCATGTGGGCTGCAAGCTGGTGCTGGTGGATAGCCAAAAGGACAGCGTGGAGATGGACTATGACAAGTTGGCTGCAGCTATCACGGAGAAGACTAAGGTGATTGCACCTGTAGACCTGGGCGGTATCGTGGCTGACTATGACCGCGTGTTTGAGATTGTGGAGGCAAAGAAGGGTTTGTTTAAGCCTAACAATGCTTTGCAAGCGAAGATTGGAAGGATTGTGGTGTCTGCTGACTGTGCGCATAGCTTTGGCGCCAACCGTAAGGGTAAGATGGCGGGTGAGATTGCAGACTTCTCTTCATTCAGCTTCCATGCGGTGAAGAACTTCACAACAGCTGAAGGCGGTGCACTCACTTGGAATCTTCCATTTGGCAATGAGGTGGTTCCTGCGGATGCGGATTATATGCATACAGTGCCTAAAAAGGAGGGCGAGACATGGAATGAAATGCTTTACCGTCTAAGCCAACTATTCTCTCTTCATGGGCAGAACAAGGATGCCTTGGCTAAGACAAAACTGGGTGCCTGGGAGTATGACATCATTGGCCCTTGGTACAAGTGCAATATGACTGATATCATGGCTGCAATGGGTTTGGTGCAGATGGAGCGGTATGAGGGCTTGTTGAAACGTCGTCAGGAGATTGTGGCTAAGTATAATGAGGCGTTGAAGGATCTGCCCGTGGCAGTTCTGAATCATAAAGATGCTGACCACTGCAGTTCTCATCACCTGTATCTGGTGCGCTTGCTGGGTAAGACCCGTGAGGATGCCAACAAGGTGATAGAGCAGATGGCAGAACGTGGTATAGCCTGCAATGTACACTACAAGCCACTGCCTATGATGACAGCATATAAGGCACTGGGATTTGACATCAAGGATTATCCTAATGCATATCATCTGTTTGAGAATGAAATCACGTTACCATTACATACAAAACTCACAGATGAGGATGTTGAGTATGTGATTACTAACTTCGTAGATATTTTGAAGAATTCGTGA
- a CDS encoding sugar transferase: MKRAFDIIASGLGLIVLSPLFLVLAIWIKLDSKGPVFYRQVRVGFKNKDFRIFKFRSMRVGADKGSLVTIGGHDPRVTRSGYFIRKFKFDELPQLINVFLGDMSLVGPRPEVRHYVDYWTPEQMHVLDVRPGITDPASIKFRNENELMEQAEDPEKYYIEVIMQEKIKLYLEYVEKHSFFYDITLIFKTFWVIVKER; the protein is encoded by the coding sequence GTGAAAAGAGCGTTTGATATAATTGCGAGCGGATTGGGACTGATAGTACTCAGTCCGCTCTTTTTGGTTTTAGCTATCTGGATTAAACTGGATAGCAAGGGGCCTGTGTTTTATCGTCAGGTGCGCGTGGGCTTTAAGAACAAGGATTTCCGCATCTTTAAGTTCCGCTCTATGAGAGTTGGGGCTGATAAAGGAAGCCTTGTAACCATTGGTGGTCACGACCCTCGTGTAACTCGCTCTGGCTATTTTATTCGTAAGTTTAAATTCGATGAACTGCCTCAGCTGATTAATGTGTTCCTTGGGGATATGTCGTTGGTTGGTCCAAGACCTGAGGTAAGGCATTATGTAGACTACTGGACGCCCGAGCAAATGCACGTGTTGGATGTCCGCCCAGGTATTACGGACCCCGCTAGCATCAAGTTCCGCAACGAGAATGAACTGATGGAGCAGGCGGAGGATCCCGAGAAGTATTACATCGAGGTCATCATGCAGGAGAAGATAAAGCTGTATCTGGAGTATGTGGAGAAGCATTCCTTCTTCTATGACATAACGCTAATCTTTAAAACCTTTTGGGTAATCGTGAAGGAACGGTAA
- a CDS encoding metallophosphoesterase family protein: MVYKEKDNCTEIMNKFSILHISDIHKIEDVTYQSLLNSIKKDMANWNNEGIQKPHFIVISGDLIQGAKTDEEIEKQYQEVTWLLEELTNLILDGHKERLIMVPGNHDVNWFRSNESMEVSDDKDADKDYDTYFAPILTDVRWSWKERKYFKIKDYSIYNSRFELFANFYNNFYQGIYTFPAEAVKGANLIYFEQEKIAFACFNSNYKLDHLNHSGSIDEDAITNISDNLEELYEKGYLLVGVWHHNYYGEPRQMDYMDKNIFAPMLAYKIRMGLFGHQHIAQVAEEYANMEEPEESRRENKLLLISSGTLFGFEKVLRPGQRRQYNIIEIEMGYGEADVAINTREDWNPNSNSKIPMWRFKEVRQSIDNKIHAKVYLKKTPLMDYVLEIDRKARMTGDYESACDELVSLGLEKEEVRKFFDDYIGRTCDQYICKQFENLNSPDGYILLWEDRGDRSASRGGMRMQVELLKVA, encoded by the coding sequence ATGGTCTATAAAGAAAAGGATAATTGTACTGAAATCATGAACAAATTTTCGATACTTCATATTTCTGATATTCACAAGATAGAAGATGTGACATACCAGTCGCTATTGAATTCGATAAAGAAGGATATGGCGAATTGGAATAATGAGGGCATACAAAAACCTCACTTTATCGTAATCAGCGGCGATCTTATTCAAGGCGCAAAGACAGATGAGGAAATAGAAAAGCAGTACCAAGAAGTGACTTGGTTACTGGAAGAGTTGACCAACCTTATCCTTGACGGACACAAAGAGAGGCTTATTATGGTGCCTGGAAACCACGATGTGAACTGGTTTAGGTCGAATGAGAGCATGGAAGTGTCGGATGACAAGGATGCCGATAAGGATTATGACACATACTTCGCACCAATACTGACTGATGTGAGATGGAGCTGGAAGGAGAGGAAATACTTCAAAATAAAGGATTATAGTATATACAACTCCAGGTTTGAGCTGTTTGCCAATTTCTATAACAACTTTTATCAAGGGATTTACACTTTCCCCGCAGAGGCTGTAAAGGGGGCGAACCTGATTTACTTTGAGCAAGAGAAAATAGCTTTTGCCTGTTTCAACAGTAATTATAAATTGGACCACCTGAACCATAGTGGTAGCATAGACGAGGATGCCATAACAAACATCAGTGATAATCTGGAAGAACTTTATGAAAAAGGGTATCTGTTGGTGGGCGTATGGCATCATAACTATTACGGGGAACCGCGCCAAATGGACTATATGGACAAAAACATATTTGCTCCGATGTTAGCCTATAAAATAAGGATGGGTCTGTTTGGCCACCAACATATAGCACAAGTGGCTGAAGAATATGCCAATATGGAGGAGCCAGAGGAGAGCAGAAGAGAAAATAAGCTCTTGCTCATTAGCTCTGGAACTCTATTCGGTTTTGAGAAGGTACTGCGTCCAGGACAGAGGCGGCAATATAATATCATAGAGATTGAGATGGGATATGGAGAGGCTGATGTGGCAATAAACACCCGAGAAGACTGGAATCCTAACTCTAACTCAAAGATACCGATGTGGCGGTTTAAGGAGGTGCGGCAGAGTATAGACAATAAGATACACGCAAAAGTATACCTAAAGAAAACGCCACTGATGGACTATGTGCTGGAGATAGACAGAAAGGCCAGGATGACGGGAGATTATGAGTCTGCCTGTGATGAGCTGGTCTCTCTTGGACTGGAAAAAGAAGAAGTGAGGAAATTCTTTGATGACTATATTGGAAGAACATGTGACCAATATATCTGTAAGCAATTTGAGAATCTGAATTCTCCGGACGGCTATATACTGTTGTGGGAGGACAGGGGGGACAGGTCAGCGTCTCGCGGTGGCATGAGGATGCAAGTCGAACTGCTTAAAGTGGCTTGA
- a CDS encoding transposase: MPRQPRKPSSTGIFHVMMRGINRQEIFCDAEDYYQFINTLDRMRIQYDDDGNPCGTNCTYYAYCLMSNHFHLLIREREEPVGDTIKRIASSYVYYYNRKYGRDGHLFKERFKSEPVNDMAYFTTLLRYIHQNPVKAGIVEHVKDYEYSSWSEYDGSIDSVFQICNTQTVLNRIPFTELEAWVNEPLPEDVYCLDIEGSSRRRPSDDQIWKLIKEKTGVTNNSAFQQLDNNTKQQVFLELKDCGASLRQLERLTGIGKGVIHRIWNSDKL, translated from the coding sequence ATGCCCAGACAGCCACGTAAACCATCAAGCACCGGTATCTTCCATGTCATGATGCGAGGTATAAATCGTCAGGAGATCTTCTGTGATGCAGAGGACTATTACCAGTTCATCAACACCCTCGACCGCATGCGCATCCAATACGATGATGATGGCAATCCCTGTGGCACCAACTGCACCTATTATGCCTATTGCTTGATGTCAAACCACTTCCATCTGCTAATACGTGAACGAGAAGAACCCGTTGGAGACACCATCAAACGCATAGCCAGCTCTTACGTTTATTACTATAATCGGAAATACGGTCGCGATGGGCATCTGTTCAAGGAGCGCTTCAAGTCAGAACCTGTCAACGACATGGCTTACTTCACTACCCTACTGCGCTACATCCATCAGAACCCAGTCAAGGCAGGCATTGTTGAACATGTCAAAGACTATGAGTACAGTTCCTGGTCTGAATATGACGGAAGCATAGATTCAGTCTTTCAGATTTGCAATACGCAGACAGTGCTGAATCGTATTCCCTTTACCGAACTTGAAGCCTGGGTGAACGAGCCTCTACCCGAAGACGTCTATTGCCTGGATATTGAAGGCAGCTCTCGCCGCAGACCCTCAGACGATCAGATTTGGAAACTTATTAAAGAGAAAACTGGTGTTACTAATAACAGTGCCTTTCAACAGTTGGACAACAACACCAAGCAACAAGTCTTTCTCGAACTAAAAGATTGCGGCGCCTCCTTGCGACAACTGGAACGACTCACCGGCATAGGTAAGGGAGTCATCCACCGTATCTGGAACTCAGATAAACTCTGA
- a CDS encoding type II toxin-antitoxin system HicB family antitoxin, giving the protein MKRKLVGVIEKAGDGGYGIYALEDVIPVTGYGLTEEEAKKDFVEQIKEQADYYKEKKGIYPDWYEENQEVEYRYDMSAFFMSFPFINASELAKSLGINPSLMRKYKSGLAKASAKQKDLIQEKFNGLVERLELVKF; this is encoded by the coding sequence ATGAAAAGGAAGTTAGTCGGTGTTATAGAAAAGGCAGGTGACGGAGGTTACGGCATCTATGCACTTGAAGATGTGATTCCCGTAACAGGTTACGGACTCACAGAAGAAGAAGCAAAGAAGGACTTTGTGGAACAAATTAAGGAACAGGCCGACTATTACAAGGAGAAAAAAGGTATCTATCCCGATTGGTATGAAGAAAACCAGGAAGTGGAGTATAGGTATGACATGTCAGCCTTCTTTATGAGTTTCCCATTTATCAATGCTTCAGAGTTAGCAAAGAGTCTGGGTATTAATCCGTCTCTCATGAGAAAGTACAAGAGTGGGCTCGCAAAAGCGAGTGCCAAACAAAAGGACTTGATTCAGGAGAAGTTTAACGGATTGGTTGAAAGGCTAGAGTTAGTGAAATTCTAA
- a CDS encoding UpxY family transcription antiterminator, with translation MRVTYAREMKVKAELDRLGIENFVPMTYRIVESRKQGEVESRRVLVPAINNLIFIHSCQERISELKAKNEILEPLRYMMDHTASEAHTIMTVPGRQMENFMRVASKTDDSVMWLDDETIVGKEGKRVEIMGGAFEGVTGVIRRIKRCKRVCVEIEGIASVAIAYVPVGLLKEV, from the coding sequence ATGAGGGTGACGTATGCTCGTGAGATGAAGGTGAAAGCGGAGCTGGACAGGCTTGGGATAGAGAATTTCGTGCCGATGACGTACCGGATAGTGGAATCACGGAAACAGGGAGAGGTGGAATCACGGAGGGTGTTGGTGCCTGCTATCAATAACCTGATTTTCATTCACTCTTGTCAGGAGAGGATAAGTGAGCTGAAAGCGAAGAACGAGATACTGGAGCCGCTGAGGTATATGATGGACCATACGGCTAGCGAGGCGCACACGATTATGACGGTGCCTGGCAGGCAGATGGAGAACTTTATGCGGGTGGCTTCGAAGACGGATGACAGCGTGATGTGGCTGGATGATGAGACAATCGTAGGAAAGGAGGGTAAGCGCGTGGAGATCATGGGTGGTGCGTTTGAGGGCGTGACTGGCGTGATTAGGCGGATAAAACGATGTAAGAGGGTGTGCGTGGAGATTGAGGGGATCGCGAGTGTGGCGATAGCGTATGTGCCGGTGGGACTGCTGAAAGAAGTGTGA
- a CDS encoding helicase associated domain-containing protein, producing MTQEERWLEKYHEVVEFIETNHRNPSRHNPEERYKYCNWLKHTKKQFNAGELKPERVELFIRLLALAEENKHVNQWI from the coding sequence ATGACACAGGAGGAAAGATGGTTGGAAAAATATCATGAAGTGGTTGAATTTATCGAAACCAATCATAGAAATCCATCGCGTCATAACCCCGAGGAGAGGTATAAATATTGCAACTGGCTAAAGCATACTAAGAAGCAATTCAATGCGGGCGAACTTAAACCAGAGAGGGTAGAGCTTTTTATTAGACTCCTTGCATTAGCAGAAGAGAATAAGCATGTAAACCAGTGGATATGA
- a CDS encoding DUF2188 domain-containing protein, whose product MGNQIHVVRNGNVWKLKQDGCTRSSGVFDHQYQAIERGRQIAINQGKELTIHAMDGHIRDKRSYGNDPYPPKG is encoded by the coding sequence ATGGGAAATCAGATTCACGTAGTAAGAAACGGAAATGTCTGGAAGTTGAAGCAAGATGGCTGCACTCGCAGTTCAGGTGTCTTCGATCATCAGTACCAAGCTATTGAACGCGGAAGGCAGATTGCGATTAATCAAGGCAAGGAACTGACCATTCATGCAATGGACGGACATATCCGCGACAAAAGAAGTTATGGAAACGACCCTTATCCCCCCAAGGGCTAA
- a CDS encoding HNH endonuclease signature motif containing protein has protein sequence MATFSDETVETVWQKGHVVAGYNPAEWRKDDCGAWICKSLYGNRNSIYGWEVDHIVPEAKGGSDYIWNLRPLQWYNNASRQDGPLTCPIYSYGNQNYKKVG, from the coding sequence ATGGCAACATTTTCTGATGAAACCGTTGAAACCGTTTGGCAAAAAGGCCACGTAGTAGCTGGTTACAATCCAGCAGAGTGGCGCAAAGATGACTGCGGCGCTTGGATTTGCAAATCGCTGTATGGCAACAGAAACAGCATTTATGGTTGGGAAGTAGACCATATCGTTCCTGAAGCTAAAGGAGGATCAGATTATATCTGGAATCTTCGTCCTCTGCAGTGGTACAACAATGCATCTCGTCAAGACGGCCCCCTCACATGCCCAATTTACTCTTACGGTAATCAAAACTATAAGAAGGTTGGTTAA